CCGAAGGACCAAATAATCCGATGCTGTAATTATCATCTTTGCCTACAACTTTATAGTCAAATTTATACTGGTTACCGTCGATATTCAAGATAGCATATCCTTTCGGAGTACCATCGCGCATTGTTGAAACCGGAACGCCTTGTTCATTTGACAAACCTGAATACCAATCTCCTGAAGTTGTACCAACGTTATATTCGTGAAATGGTTTGGCGCCTTTCCAGCCATGCTCACTTGTATACAAGTTTTGTTGTTGATAGTGAGTATGTGCAGACAATCCCAACGTATTAGGATATGCTGCTAGAATATCGAATAATTTCTGTCTGTCTTCATTGCGGAACCCCTTTCCATTTTCAGGATTTAAAGGAATATGGAATGCCAATACGATCAATTTATCTTTTGGAACAAACTTCAAATCGTTCGCAACAAATTCAATTTGATCTGGTCTCAATCCACCTTGGTATCCTTTACCTGTTTGAGGATGAGGATAGATAATGTCATCAAGAACAATAAAATGGGCATCTCCAACATTGAAAGAGTAGTTTGCTGGTCCAAATGTTTTTTCAAAACCTTCATCAGCCAATGAGTCTTGCTCAACATCATAGTTCATATCATGGTTACCCATAACATTATACCATGGCAAGCCCATTTGACCAATAGTTTGTTTATAACTAGGATGTAAAGAAAGGTCATCTCCAACTAAATCCCCAAGACTAATCCCAAACAATGGGCCTTTTCTAGTCTTTGCTTCATCAATGACACCTTTCTTGAAGAATTCCATTTCTTCAGCAGTGTATGCTTGAGGATCGCCAAATACAAACGCTGAAAATGCTTGTGGCTCTTCAGCTTCTGTCAATGCAAAATCTATTGATTTAGGCAATTTACCAGTAGCAGTGACACCAGGATATTTTAACGCTGGCGAACCAGCAGGCTTATGGATATAGTAAAATTTAGAATGGTTATCTGCGTCTTTGGCTAATTGATATCCCGATGGCTTGACAACGAAGATAATATTATCATTCTGAACAGGAAGTTCATATTTACCATTGCGGTCGGTTTGCACGACCTCTCTACCGTTACTCACGCTGACACCTTCAAGGCCAACTTCTTTTCTGTCAAGTTTTCCATTTGAATTCGCATCAACAAAAACAGTTCCGCGGGCAATCTCTTGACCTAATACAGAACTTGTAATTAAGCATGCAAGTAAAGACCAATATAATTTTTTCATGTGTTATGGGTTGTTTATTTCAAACTTAAGGCATGTGGTTTAATAGAAGATTAAGACAATGTTAAGTTAAAATTTTCAGCCTGAAAACGAACCATATACATCAAAAATATTACAGGAATAAAGACTTTAATTAAAATTGGAAGCAAATATTATTGTCTAGTTAATATAAGCATAACAACATCTTAAGATAGGATTGCCCCAGAATTCAAATAATAATTGTACTTTCGTTTAAGTTAATTAATAATGTTATTAAATATTTATTTCATCCATAATTTAGTGAGCAAGGGTGACAATCCCCACAGAATTAAAATTACTCCTTCCATAATTACGCGAAAAGGTAGTTCCTATTAGGAGCTGCCTTTTTATTTTTTTAAACGAAGATTAATTCCGAACTTATTCTCCAATAAACCTCATCCACAATGAAAAAAGTAAATCCTGCATTCATACTCAATATCATTCATGCCAGTATTTCGCTTTTGATAATACTACAAAATAATCAGCAAGAACTCTGGAGATCCATATTTGCTGGAATAGGTTTTATAACCTTCCTTACATTCTCTTTCTTGATCTTCAAGAAAAACAAAGCAAAAAAGAAAGTTAGATTCAATTAAAAAGAGGAGCTATTGCTCCTCCTTTCTATTAACAAAATAACTAAATTATATTTTTCTTTTTTATTGAATTGCTCCTTGATCAGCTATAATAGGCCAGCCAGGATTTTGGTATAAAGTTGAATTTTGTGGAGTCCCATCCGACGAAGTAATAGAGAAATGGTTAAAGGCAATTGGACTTAGATAATGTGCCTCGGTCCATTTATATCCATTTAAAACCAAGTTGTTAGAACTTAAGTTAATCCTGTATGGCCTTAAGTATGGACTCTCGGCTTTTGAAGACACATTCGCAGTTTTACCTGGAGTATTAGGTTGAATTAAAACACTTCCCGCTTCATTAACAAACCATTTTTCCATTGGCCCCCAAACTTTGATACCTTCTAAGATCAATGGGTTGTTTTTTAATTGATCTAAAGACCTCCAACGCTTAAGATCTCCAAAACGGAATCCCTCTGCCATTAATTCCAATCTCCGCTCACGTCGTATATTATACAATATCTTATCATTTAATACCACTCCATTACTATATGCCCCCAAATCTCTTTTTGCTTCTTCAGCCATATTGGTGTTAGCAATAGTGACATTAAAATCAGGATTTACCCCAGCACGTTCACGTATTCTGCTCCAGTAATTAGCAGCCTTACCATTGATTGACTTGTTCTTTAAATAACTCGCCTCAATATAATTTAAATATGCTTCCACCGCTCTAAAGACAATAGAACCAGTAGTACCAGCAGATCCCTCAGCCTGCCCATTCAAATAACTCAAACCCTTTTTGAGAGCATATCCTGTTACATATCGAACCTCGGCCTGTCCTGTAATGTCTGGATAACCTTCTAAAATAGGACTCCCATCTGTATTGTTACGGTCAGTAAACCGCAACTCTCTAGGTCCTTTCATAAAAATTTGAAGCCTATTATCACGATCAGCCTTGACTGTTGAAATAGAATCATCGCCTTTATAACCAGAACCGGATGCATAAATAGGTAAACCATTTGCCATCGTAAAGTTTTCTACCAACCCTCTTGAATAACCGGTATTGCCTCCATTGGTGTTCAAATAATGGTTTACATTGTGTGAAACATTCTGAACAGTAGAATAACTTCTCCACAATAATACTTCACTGTATTTATTCAGGTCCATATCACCAAACATCGCAAAATATGGATTTGCCGATGAGTTGTATCCATCATCTTGGGTGTTTGAAACCAATGGCATCGCATCAGCCACTTGCTCAGATGCAGACATCGCCTCAGTTAAGAAAAAATCAATTTCATTATCGATCTGCAATGTAAATGAAGGATGTGATTTCTTTCCTGGCCAGTTTGATGTTCCAGGTACCAAAGCTGAATTCTTATGATAAGTCAACCAAGTAGCCTCATGCAAGGCAACACGAGACTTAAATAATAATGCCGCATTTTTGTTGACTCTATTTTGTTGATTAGGTGACGGACTCTTCAATAACATAATGGCTGAGTCTAGATCCGCCAAAATAAATCGTGCAACTACATTCCGAGGCTGCCTTACTGAAGCATCAACAAGCTGACCTAAATTATCTTGCATGGTACTCCTGACAATTGGAAAATCACCCAATGCCTGAACCTTATTGAAATATTGATAAGCCCTCAGAAAATAAGCCTCTCCGATATAATGCTCAATATTGCCTGTAGCGCCAGAAATTTTGTTTTCTTTCCATTTAGGCAAAACCTGCTCGAAGAAATAATTCAATTGTCTGATATTGCTAAAATCGTATTCCCCTCCGTTAGTTGGTACTTTCCATTCTCCAGGAACCCATCGCGTAGCATACGAACTTGTTAATTGATTGTCCGTATGATTATCGTTCGCAAATGTCCCTATCCCCCAACCTGAATGTGTAGGAAAGAAATATTGGGATAAAGTATAAGTAGCAAGGTCGGCCTCCGTATTCAAATAATCTCCAGGAGTAATATTCGAAAGGGGCTCACGGTCCAAGTATTTGTTGCAGCTTGTCGAAAACAAAGTTCCAAATGCAAGACCCATGAATATGATGTTTTTAAATGTTGTTTTCATGTTAATGATTGGATTAGAAATTTACATTAAGACCAAAGGAATAAACCGAGGAGAATGGATATGTTTTACCATCATTCCAGCCGCCAAGACCTACAGTCTCAGGGTCAAATACCTTCGCCATCTTGCTAAAGGTTAATAAGTTTTCTCCAGACACATATAAGCGAATCCTAGAAATTCCAATGGAATTTAATCTCGGAGAATTAAAAGAGTATCCAATTTGAGCATTCTTTAAACGTAAATACGCCGCAGACTGAAGGTACCTTGTTTGAACATTTTGATTCTTTGTCGTATTAAAATATGGACGAGGAAGATATGAGTCCATATTTACGTCCAATACACCATTTTGAACCATAACGGAATTCTCATCTCTGAAGAAATCCAAGTTCTCTTCAAATCCAGCAGATTGCCACATACCACCGCTAGCACCCCAAAAATAAGGTCCATTAGGCATATGGTCACGCTTACCGACCCCTTGGAAAAACATCCTGAAATCAAAACCTTTGTATGATCCGTTCAAATCTAAACTATAGCGATAGCGTGGCTGTGAGTTACCAATAATGCTCAAATCACCATGGTCATTTAAGGTGTTTGCTCCAGCTGAAACGATTCCATCACCATTCAAATCTTGGTACATGATATCACCTGCCTGCCATTTGCTAGCAAAGTTCTGTTTACTGTGTGCCAAGTGCGCATCCATTTCTTCTTGAGACTGCGCAATACCTACCGTAGTATAACCCCAAATCTCCCCATTACGCTTGCCATTGTACCAGTTGCTGATGGTACCTGTCAAATTTGGATATTCAGTAACGGTTTGTCTATCATCAGCAAATACTCCACGAACAGAATAATTGAAGTTGCCAATGTTATCTTTCCAGTTCAGTTCAACCTCAAATCCCTTAGAGTTCATCTCTGCATTGTTTAACCTTGGAACTTCTGTACCCAAAATAACAGGAAGTTCAGGAGCAGGACCAATCATGTTGAAGGTATTACGTTGGAATAATTCAAAAGTAACTCCTAAACGGTTTTGTAAGGCCTGAAGGTCAAACCCTATGTTCCAGCTGGAAATTCTTTCCCATGTTAATGTCGAAGCAATTAAACCAGGAGCTCCAGCTAAATTCTGCTTTAAACCATTTAACAACCAAGAATTGCCATTTACATTGAAAGGAAGAATGGAATAAAACGGATACCAGTTATTAGTATATTGGTTCCCCAATTCACCATATGAACCTCTCAGCTTAAATACAGAGATTTGCTCATCCCAAGTCCAAAAATCTTCATTGGCAATATTCCATCCCGCAGAAAATGAAGGAAATAAATTCCACCTTAAATCACGAGGAAATCTTGATGAACCATCGTACCTGCCATTCGCTTCAAATAAATACTTCTCTTTATAATTATAGTTTAACCTCCCAAAAAAACCAGCAGTAGCCCAATGTTGGTATTCTCCCGAAGTTAATGGATTCAAGGTCGCAGTATTCAATGTTGGGATGTTATCCGAAATTAAATCGGTCATCGAACCTGCAAGAGTCCTATATTTATTCAGCTCAGAATTAAAACCAACCAAGAATTTAAAATTATGGTCATCGTTTAACCTTAATGAATAATCCGTAAAAATATTCGTGCTGAAATACTCGTCTTTTCTATTGCTTTCGGATACACTTGTATAACCCGCAGCATTATAACCTACTGCTAATGGATATGGATTATTGTCCACATCATAGCTATATGCTTTTAAAATTTCGTTATGGCCATTTGAATTGGTAATTCTATAGTTCACATTCGCCGTAATATTCCAATTATCCAATGGCCTCGCCTGTAATTGGAGCTGTTGATATAATAAGTCTTTTACAGCTTTGGTACGCCCGCCCTCAGTTAATTGTGCCAACTCGCTGGCATCAGTGAAC
The Sphingobacterium daejeonense genome window above contains:
- a CDS encoding calcineurin-like phosphoesterase C-terminal domain-containing protein codes for the protein MKKLYWSLLACLITSSVLGQEIARGTVFVDANSNGKLDRKEVGLEGVSVSNGREVVQTDRNGKYELPVQNDNIIFVVKPSGYQLAKDADNHSKFYYIHKPAGSPALKYPGVTATGKLPKSIDFALTEAEEPQAFSAFVFGDPQAYTAEEMEFFKKGVIDEAKTRKGPLFGISLGDLVGDDLSLHPSYKQTIGQMGLPWYNVMGNHDMNYDVEQDSLADEGFEKTFGPANYSFNVGDAHFIVLDDIIYPHPQTGKGYQGGLRPDQIEFVANDLKFVPKDKLIVLAFHIPLNPENGKGFRNEDRQKLFDILAAYPNTLGLSAHTHYQQQNLYTSEHGWKGAKPFHEYNVGTTSGDWYSGLSNEQGVPVSTMRDGTPKGYAILNIDGNQYKFDYKVVGKDDNYSIGLFGPSVVKAKYSARYNIYANFFLGSPNDQVRYRIDNADWIIMDKVEGTDPAYLKSLLEYDGAESLVVGRRPSEPVNSAHLWKLKLPKLKAGNHTVEVEAVDMFGGTHSAKKDIEVIQ
- a CDS encoding RagB/SusD family nutrient uptake outer membrane protein, producing MKTTFKNIIFMGLAFGTLFSTSCNKYLDREPLSNITPGDYLNTEADLATYTLSQYFFPTHSGWGIGTFANDNHTDNQLTSSYATRWVPGEWKVPTNGGEYDFSNIRQLNYFFEQVLPKWKENKISGATGNIEHYIGEAYFLRAYQYFNKVQALGDFPIVRSTMQDNLGQLVDASVRQPRNVVARFILADLDSAIMLLKSPSPNQQNRVNKNAALLFKSRVALHEATWLTYHKNSALVPGTSNWPGKKSHPSFTLQIDNEIDFFLTEAMSASEQVADAMPLVSNTQDDGYNSSANPYFAMFGDMDLNKYSEVLLWRSYSTVQNVSHNVNHYLNTNGGNTGYSRGLVENFTMANGLPIYASGSGYKGDDSISTVKADRDNRLQIFMKGPRELRFTDRNNTDGSPILEGYPDITGQAEVRYVTGYALKKGLSYLNGQAEGSAGTTGSIVFRAVEAYLNYIEASYLKNKSINGKAANYWSRIRERAGVNPDFNVTIANTNMAEEAKRDLGAYSNGVVLNDKILYNIRRERRLELMAEGFRFGDLKRWRSLDQLKNNPLILEGIKVWGPMEKWFVNEAGSVLIQPNTPGKTANVSSKAESPYLRPYRINLSSNNLVLNGYKWTEAHYLSPIAFNHFSITSSDGTPQNSTLYQNPGWPIIADQGAIQ
- a CDS encoding TonB-dependent receptor → MNKKFFIPFQGYEIFGKLIIPRINKASKLAIVISCLALNGFALGFSQTISLNLKNVSAKEALKEIRKKSGFQIVYNESLLSNSSRVTIVDSKISLQTALNKILANQDVSYEVKDKIILIRPSVKGNTTEVKTVSNTELVQVAVKGRVLDKEGQPIALATVSEKGTANSTSTNENGEFSLRVSGSNAVLVVTSMGYVSQSVSASTQEMTITLAEEENLMDEVVVVGYGQQKKANLTGAVSTVSAKELEARPVQNTAQALQGMVPGLNVQNAGMGGELNQTMNINIRGAGTIGVGSSSSPLILIDGMEGDINALNPNDIENITVLKDAAASSIYGSRAPFGVILITTKTGKSGKTLVNYNNNFRLSKPRGLPTMLDSRTFAYYFNEVKANDGEQAVFSQEVLDRITAYQKGEINTVSTPGPNGRWQYYGGSNANTNWFDEVYRDYSPSHEHTLSANGGGEKVNFYTSLNLMDQSGLNKYADDNFQRYSFANKINVKIHDGIDLMSNTRFVREDYEKASHMNDLYYHNIARRWPTVPTRDDNGQFTDASELAQLTEGGRTKAVKDLLYQQLQLQARPLDNWNITANVNYRITNSNGHNEILKAYSYDVDNNPYPLAVGYNAAGYTSVSESNRKDEYFSTNIFTDYSLRLNDDHNFKFLVGFNSELNKYRTLAGSMTDLISDNIPTLNTATLNPLTSGEYQHWATAGFFGRLNYNYKEKYLFEANGRYDGSSRFPRDLRWNLFPSFSAGWNIANEDFWTWDEQISVFKLRGSYGELGNQYTNNWYPFYSILPFNVNGNSWLLNGLKQNLAGAPGLIASTLTWERISSWNIGFDLQALQNRLGVTFELFQRNTFNMIGPAPELPVILGTEVPRLNNAEMNSKGFEVELNWKDNIGNFNYSVRGVFADDRQTVTEYPNLTGTISNWYNGKRNGEIWGYTTVGIAQSQEEMDAHLAHSKQNFASKWQAGDIMYQDLNGDGIVSAGANTLNDHGDLSIIGNSQPRYRYSLDLNGSYKGFDFRMFFQGVGKRDHMPNGPYFWGASGGMWQSAGFEENLDFFRDENSVMVQNGVLDVNMDSYLPRPYFNTTKNQNVQTRYLQSAAYLRLKNAQIGYSFNSPRLNSIGISRIRLYVSGENLLTFSKMAKVFDPETVGLGGWNDGKTYPFSSVYSFGLNVNF